In a genomic window of bacterium:
- a CDS encoding NAD/NADP octopine/nopaline dehydrogenase family protein, producing MLAAHGLAVRLWEAPQFAANLTDLQAGTLRQDAEPGGEVALQLTTTDLPTAIAGADLVVSCVQRGSHRLIGEQLADCLTDEQMLLLNPGSLGGALEIAALFRSRGRACPRIAETGTLAHCARPVPGGVRTTLTVRHVFCAALPAAHTAAMLEALRPYYPYLVPAQSVLETGLYNGNPVLHPAIALLNAGALERNDGTFRFYGDGMTPAVARLIEAVDGERQRLAAAYGLKLIPEPTLSVMQGYADHEDYLRCYRDSAIFAPLVAPNTLDHRYFHEDVGEGLITWLALAEVAGVRLPLVEAMVTVAETITGQDYRSGQAERLARLGLGGLDRAGILEYVLSGA from the coding sequence ATGCTCGCCGCCCATGGCCTGGCCGTCCGCCTGTGGGAAGCCCCGCAGTTCGCCGCTAACCTCACCGATCTGCAGGCGGGCACTCTCCGCCAGGATGCCGAGCCCGGCGGCGAGGTGGCCCTGCAACTCACCACTACCGACCTCCCCACCGCCATCGCCGGCGCAGACCTCGTCGTGTCCTGTGTGCAGCGCGGCTCGCACCGCCTCATCGGCGAGCAGCTGGCCGACTGCCTGACCGATGAGCAGATGCTGCTGCTGAACCCCGGCAGCCTCGGTGGGGCCCTGGAGATTGCTGCCCTCTTCCGGTCGCGCGGCCGGGCGTGTCCGCGGATCGCCGAGACGGGCACGTTGGCCCACTGCGCCCGGCCGGTCCCCGGCGGCGTGCGCACGACGCTGACTGTCCGCCATGTCTTCTGCGCCGCCCTGCCGGCCGCGCATACGGCGGCGATGTTGGAGGCCCTGCGGCCGTACTACCCGTATCTCGTGCCGGCGCAGTCTGTGCTGGAGACCGGCCTCTACAATGGCAACCCCGTGCTGCACCCGGCCATCGCCCTGCTCAACGCGGGGGCCCTGGAGCGCAATGACGGGACCTTTCGCTTCTACGGCGATGGCATGACGCCGGCGGTGGCGCGGCTGATCGAGGCCGTGGACGGCGAGCGCCAGAGGCTGGCCGCCGCCTACGGCCTGAAGCTGATCCCCGAGCCCACGCTGTCGGTCATGCAGGGCTATGCCGACCACGAGGATTACCTGCGCTGCTACCGCGACAGCGCCATCTTTGCCCCCCTCGTCGCCCCGAACACACTGGACCACCGCTACTTCCACGAGGATGTCGGCGAGGGCCTCATCACCTGGCTGGCGCTGGCCGAGGTGGCAGGAGTGCGGCTGCCGCTCGTGGAAGCGATGGTGACGGTGGCGGAGACGATCACCGGCCAGGACTACCGGAGCGGCCAGGCGGAGCGGCTGGCGCGGTTGGGGCTGGGCGGCCTGGACCGGGCGGGGATACTCGAATACGTGCTTAGCGGGGCATGA
- a CDS encoding Gfo/Idh/MocA family oxidoreductase: MTTLGLAIIGAGGANIATSSHLPALRHIPEARLVALHDVNAEGVRRFADEYGAEAYTDLAAMLARDDVEVVVVASPDRFHCEHVVQAAQAGKHILCQKPLALSLDEARRMVAAVTAAGVRFGAAQSFRYEAGARQARQLIAEGAIGQPVYASFSVKGRFYPYPPDSPYRRQDTGGQFLHNGPHYVDLLCCLLDDLPVRVFGQSRAHYPTEDRLETDNYTVCLLDFARGALGRVEQNLTMLDPPGFPQRQETRVMGTEGNLVFGTGQTPALEVFDGSGFSVAQPQTIPPDEEPFVLLQRDFFRAVLEDREPPISMEWSFRVLEACLGTLESCATGEPVALGRIGA; the protein is encoded by the coding sequence ATGACCACCTTAGGCCTCGCCATCATCGGCGCCGGTGGCGCGAACATCGCCACCAGCAGTCACCTCCCTGCCCTGCGGCACATCCCGGAGGCGCGCCTGGTCGCGTTGCATGATGTCAATGCGGAGGGTGTGCGCCGCTTTGCCGACGAGTACGGCGCCGAGGCCTACACGGACCTCGCCGCGATGCTCGCGCGCGACGACGTGGAGGTCGTCGTCGTCGCCAGCCCCGACCGCTTCCACTGCGAGCATGTCGTGCAGGCCGCCCAGGCCGGCAAGCACATCCTGTGCCAGAAGCCCCTGGCCCTCAGCCTCGACGAAGCCCGGCGGATGGTCGCGGCCGTGACGGCGGCCGGGGTGCGCTTCGGCGCGGCGCAGTCGTTTCGCTACGAGGCGGGGGCGCGCCAGGCCCGGCAGCTCATCGCCGAGGGCGCCATCGGCCAGCCCGTGTACGCCAGCTTCAGCGTCAAGGGCCGCTTCTATCCGTATCCCCCCGACAGCCCCTACCGGCGCCAGGACACCGGCGGGCAGTTCCTGCACAACGGCCCGCACTACGTGGACCTGCTGTGCTGTCTGCTGGATGACCTGCCTGTCCGCGTGTTCGGCCAGAGCCGCGCGCACTACCCGACTGAGGACCGCCTGGAGACCGACAACTACACGGTCTGCCTGCTGGACTTCGCCCGCGGGGCCCTGGGACGCGTCGAGCAGAACCTGACCATGCTCGACCCGCCCGGCTTTCCCCAGCGGCAGGAGACGCGCGTCATGGGCACCGAGGGCAACCTCGTGTTCGGGACCGGCCAGACGCCCGCCTTGGAGGTCTTCGACGGCAGCGGCTTCTCGGTCGCCCAGCCGCAGACGATCCCGCCGGACGAGGAACCGTTCGTGCTGCTGCAGCGCGACTTCTTCCGCGCAGTCCTCGAGGACCGCGAGCCCCCGATCT